The Lactuca sativa cultivar Salinas chromosome 2, Lsat_Salinas_v11, whole genome shotgun sequence genome includes a window with the following:
- the LOC111916379 gene encoding ethylene-insensitive protein 2 has product MDTDALISKPKSSVLQRLFPAVLPVLFIAITYIDPGKWVASIEGGARFGYDLIIPMSVFSLSAVLCQYLSASIAVVTGKDLAQICSSEYDALTCIFLGIEAELSMIALDLSMILGVAHGLNLMFGMGLFTCVFLTSFDAFLFPIFSNLLESGKAKFMCMCLATVALLSYLFGVVVSQPDTSLSMSGGMLTRFNGESVLALISLLGASIMPHNFYLHSSIVKQNKGQEHVSKGALCLDHLFAISGVFSGVFLVNYVLMNSAANVFYSSGLDLLTFQDALSLMDQVFRGVMGSFALIVILLLSNHTTALTWKFGGQPILHNFFKINIPGWFHHSTIRFITIILALLCSWQSGAEGTYQLLIFTQILVALLLPSSVIPLFRIATSRSVMGVNKISRVLEFFVLITFIGMLSLAIVFVVEMMFGNSDWASNIRWNLGSGGSISSPYSVLLLTASLSFFLMLWLVVTPLQSASSKPEIVHDSSLKERTQHGIEQETSPEYHSDLQKSTRQLDLPEEIIEPEKGSRLTTIDEQSSDILLPSSPPEESGTGTAVPGVEDRSNLQNQESESIEKTLSIDGNSQKEHSPNPWQIEESPKVVSETNHLAVSPEGPGSFRSLGLKHDDVGSGTGSWSKLAGLGRAARRQLAAVLDEFWGQLFDFHGEPTQEAKARKLDKLLGINSKTNMNSKATPHQSVQTTTDSIYVVHRGPSSSSLLSNQKQILDAYAQRSNLNVMDPGEKRYHSLRLQSSSNGLRIPQASVGFDDQPATVHGYQIKSYMNQMESLTPKSPSFGSSANYKAPYSLTKGLQNGVSPAKPPGFPDPVVSRNSSMQPERSYQNQYPETMHSTVNEKRYYSMPSLPRDGTLGRKMHDMSIYSGPSYNRSGTPSAYTGSYQLNSGADTWSIWSRQPYEQFGVAEKSNSRMSLNSQEIGSGVDLEANLLKSLRLCIVKLLKLEGSDWLFQQNSGLDEDLVDRVAARERFLYEVESKEMNGAAHGGDSGMKIDLVTSIPNCGEGCVWRADLITSFGVWCIHRVLELSLMESRPELWGKYTYVLNRLQGILELAFSKPRAAMNPCFCLQLPTSYQQRRVSPPKSATSLPPPAKQSKGKCTTAASLLDIVKDVEIAISCRKGRTGTAAGDVAFPKGKENLASVLKRYKRRLSNKPAVTPDGVNGPHKTAMSASYGL; this is encoded by the exons ATGGACACGGATGCCCTAATCTCAAAACCCAAATCCAGCGTCCTACAGAGACTGTTTCCTGCTGTTTTACCAGTACTTTTCATAGCAATTACATATATCGATCCTGGAAAATGGGTTGCATCAATCGAAGGTGGGGCCCGTTTTGGGTACGATCTAATCATACCCATGTCTGTCTTTAGTTTATCTGCTGTTCTTTGTCAATACCTCTCAGCTTCCATTGCAGTGGTCACTGGAAAAGATCTTGCACAG ATATGTAGTTCAGAGTACGATGCATTAACGTGTATCTTCTTAGGGATCGAAGCCGAACTTTCCATGATTGCTTTAGATCTTTCTATG ATTTTGGGCGTGGCACATGGACTTAACTTGATGTTCGGCATGGGGTTGTTCACTTGTGTTTTCTTGACTTCTTTCGATGCGTTTCTCTTCCCTATTTTCTCCAATTTGTTG GAGAGTGGTAAAGCTAAGTTTATGTGCATGTGTTTGGCAACGGTTGCGTTACTTTCTTATCTTTTTGGTGTGGTGGTGAGTCAACCGGATACATCACTCTCCATGAGTGGTGGTATGCTAACAAGATTCAATGGTGAAAGTGTTTTGGCATTGATTAGTCTTCTTGGTGCAAGTATTATGCCTCATAATTTTTATCTTCATTCATCTATTGTGAAG CAAAATAAGGGACAAGAACATGTTTCAAAAGGAGCATTGTGTCTTGATCATCTTTTCGCCATTTCGGGTGTTTTCAGTGGTGTTTTTCTTGTAAATTATGTTCTAATGAACTCAGCAGCAAATGTTTTCTACAGTTCTGGGCTTGATTTGCTTACTTTTCAAGATGCTTTGTCTTTAATGGATCAG GTATTTAGGGGTGTGATGGGATCTTTTGCGTTGATAGTGATCTTGTTGCTTTCAAATCATACTACAGCGTTGACCTGGAAATTCGGTGGTCAACCTATTCTTCATAATTTCTTCAAAATCAACATCCCAGGATGGTTTCATCACTCAACAATCAGATTCATCACCATTATTCTAGCTCTCTTATGTTCATGGCAATCTGGGGCAGAGGGTACATATCAGCTCCTAATCTTCACTCAGATATTGGTGGCGCTTTTGCTTCCATCATCTGTGATTCCCCTTTTTCGGATTGCAACATCAAGATCAGTAATGGGGGTGAATAAAATTTCTAGGGTTCTCGAGTTTTTTGTGTTGATCACGTTTATTGGGATGCTCAGTCTAGCAATTGTGTTTGTGGTTGAAATGATGTTTGGAAACAGCGATTGGGCAAGTAATATCAGATGGAATTTAGGCAGTGGTGGATCGATTTCAAGTCCTTATTCTGTCCTTCTTCTCACTGCGTCTCTTTCATTCTTTCTTATGCTTTGGCTTGTGGTAACGCCTTTGCAGTCTGCAAGTTCGAAACCAGAAATTGTTCACGATTCATCACTGAAAGAGAGAACCCAACATGGAATTGAGCAGGAAACATCACCGGAGTACCATTCAGATTTACAAAAATCCACTCGTCAGCTTGATTTGCCTGAAGAAATCATAGAACCTGAGAAAGGTTCTCGTTTGACTACCATAGATGAACAGTCATCTGATATCTTATTACCATCATCGCCACCAGAGGAATCAGGAACAGGAACAGCTGTTCCAGGCGTTGAAGATAGAAGCAACTTGCAGAACCAAGAATCTGAATCGATCGAAAAGACGTTGAGTATAGACGGGAATTCACAGAAAGAACATTCACCAAATCCATGGCAGATAGAAGAATCACCCAAAGTAGTCTCTGAAACGAACCATTTAGCTGTATCACCCGAAGGACCAGGATCGTTTAGAAGTCTCGGTTTGAAACACGACGATGTGGGTAGCGGCACCGGAAGTTGGTCAAAGTTAGCCGGATTGGGCCGGGCTGCAAGGCGGCAATTAGCTGCAGTTCTTGACGAATTCTGGGGCCAACTTTTCGATTTCCATGGTGAACCAACGCAGGAAGCAAAAGCAAGAAAACTTGACAAATTACTCGGAATAAATTCTAAGACGAACATGAATTCGAAGGCAACACCACATCAGAGTGTGCAAACGACTACCGATTCGATTTACGTGGTTCACCGGGGCCCAAGCTCGTCTTCATTGTTATCGAACCAAAAGCAAATACTAGACGCTTATGCACAGAGGTCAAACCTCAATGTGATGGACCCTGGTGAAAAGCGATACCATAGCCTCCGTCTTCAATCATCTTCTAATGGTCTTCGAATTCCTCAAGCTTCTGTTGGGTTCGATGATCAACCAGCTACTGTTCATGGGTATCAAATCAAGTCTTATATGAATCAAATGGAGTCATTAACCCCAAAATCACCATCGTTTGGTTCTTCAGCAAACTATAAAGCTCCGTATTCTTTAACGAAAGGTCTGCAAAACGGGGTGAGTCCGGCAAAGCCACCTGGGTTTCCGGATCCGGTTGTGTCCAGGAACAGCTCAATGCAACCGGAAAGATCATACCAGAATCAGTATCCTGAAACAATGCATAGCACTGTAAACGAGAAGAGATATTACAGTATGCCCTCCCTTCCTCGTGATGGAACTCTTGGCCGGAAAATGCATGATATGTCGATTTATTCAGGCCCTTCGTATAATAGATCCGGGACTCCTTCAGCCTATACCGGTTCTTACCAGTTGAATTCAGGAGCAGACACATGGTCCATTTGGTCCAGACAACCTTACGAACAATTTGGTGTAGCTGAAAAATCAAACAGTAGAATGAGTTTAAACAGTCAAGAAATTGGTTCTGGGGTTGATTTAGAAGCAAATCTTCTGAAATCTTTGAGACTTTGTATCGTGAAGCTGTTAAAACTTGAAGGATCCGATTGGTTGTTTCAGCAGAACAGTGGTCTTGACGAAGACCTTGTTGACCGTGTAGCCGCTAGGGAGCGGTTCCTGTATGAAGTCGAGAGTAAGGAGATGAACggggcggctcacggcggcgatTCGGGGATGAAAATCGATCTGGTGACCTCGATTCCCAATTGTGGGGAAGGTTGTGTCTGGAGGGCTGATTTGATAACAAGCTTTGGTGTGTGGTGTATACATAGGGTTCTTGAGCTTTCGCTCATGGAAAGCCGGCCGGAGCTTTGGGGGAAATACACTTACGTTCTTAATCGTCTTCAG GGTATACTAGAGCTAGCGTTCTCCAAACCACGGGCCGCAATGAATCCATGTTTCTGTCTGCAACTTCCGACTTCCTATCAGCAGCGAAGGGTGTCTCCGCCTAAATCAGCCACCAGTCTTCCGCCGCCGGCGAAACAGAGCAAGGGTAAATGCACGACGGCCGCCAGTCTGTTGGATATAGTGAAGGATGTGGAGATTGCGATTTCTTGTAGAAAAGGTCGAACAGGGACTGCGGCGGGTGACGTGGCGTTCCCGAAAGGAAAAGAGAACTTGGCGTCTGTTCTAAAGCGATATAAACGGCGGTTGTCGAATAAGCCGGCGGTAACTCCAGATGGAGTAAATGGGCCCCACAAGACTGCCATGTCAGCATCTTATGGGTTGTGA